Proteins encoded by one window of Portunus trituberculatus isolate SZX2019 chromosome 27, ASM1759143v1, whole genome shotgun sequence:
- the LOC123509423 gene encoding glycine-rich cell wall structural protein-like, which yields MRASYILLAVLLLAAVVLAAPGGFKKGGYGRRGRSHHVIVPVYTHSYGGYGGYGHGGYGHGGYGHGGYGHGGYGGYGGGHVISYGGYGGGYGGGYGGGYGGYW from the exons ATG CGTGCATCCTACATCCTCCTGGCGGTGCTGCTGCTGGCCGCTGTGGTTCTAGCGGCACCTGGTGGATTCAAGAAGGGCGGGTATGGTAGAAGAGGCCGTTCTCACCATGTTATTGTGCCCGTATACACCCACTCCTACGGCGGATACGGGGGATACGGACACGGAGGATACGGACACGGAGGATACGGACACGGAGGATACGGACACGGGGGCTATGGAGGATATGGTGGAGGACACGTGATCTCctatggtggttatggtggcggCTACGGCGgcggttatggtggtggttatggcggCTACTGGTGA
- the LOC123509572 gene encoding glycine-rich cell wall structural protein 1.0-like translates to MRAAALLLLALVATVGAVPGFKGFGGGGGKKGGGGGSRYHYVYVPVHIPVHHQHTVKYVGGYGGGGGGYGGGGGGYGGGGFGGGGGGGYGGGGHGGFGGGHGGGGGGGYGGGGHGGFGGGHGGGGGGYGDGGLGGFGGDHGGGGGGYGGGGSSYSGYH, encoded by the exons ATG cGCGCGGCAGCACTGCTCCTCCTGGCGCTGGTGGCGACGGTGGGCGCCGTCCCGGGCTTTAAGGGCTTtgggggcggcggcggcaagaAGGGCGGCGGCGGAGGATCTCGCTACCACTACGTATACGTGCCCGTGCACATACCcgtccaccaccaacacaccgtCAAGTACGTGGGTGGatatggcggcggtggtggcggctatggtggtggcggcggaggctATGGCGGAGGTGGattcggcggcggcggcggc ggcggctatgGCGGTGGTGGACATGGCGGCTTTGGCGGAGgtcatggcggcggcggcggcggcggttaTGGCGGTGGTGGACATGGCGGCTTTGGCGGCGGtcatggcggcggcggtggcggctaTGGCGATGGTGGACTTGGTGGTTTCGGCGGCGAccatggtggcggcggcggtggataCGGAGGTGGAGGCAGCTCTTACAGTGGATACCATTga